One window of Stigmatopora nigra isolate UIUO_SnigA chromosome 14, RoL_Snig_1.1, whole genome shotgun sequence genomic DNA carries:
- the lbx2 gene encoding transcription factor LBX2 yields MTSSQDMKASSALHSSGEDRRRPPLDRLPPPANSNKPLTPFSIEDILSKPSLKKSAAVAAVVASSLCPSRPRVLEKVAAASGPRNGIGTPSSPLCALEELASKTFKGLEVNVIQAAEGREHVNAFGQRQASKKRRKSRTAFTNHQIYELEKRFLYQKYLSPADRDQIAGQLGLSNAQVITWFQNRRAKLKRDLEEMKADVESLKKITPQTLHKLVAMQDDVEREAAAGGRCGAGGEAGEGSSPGGSPPRNAPVSHRIFPQSPSSSRGQTTDEFSEDDEEIEVDD; encoded by the exons ATGACCTCCAGTCAAGACATGAAGGCGAGCTCCGCGTTGCATTCGAGCGGCGAGGACCGGCGTCGCCCTCCCCTGGATCGGCTTCCTCCCCCGGCCAATTCCAATAAGCCGTTGACGCCTTTCAGCATCGAGGACATCCTCAGCAAGCCATCCCTCAAGAAATCGGCTGCAGTCGCCGCCGTGGTAGCGTCCAGCCTCTGCCCGAGTAGGCCGAGGGTTCTGGAGAAAGTGGCCGCCGCCAGTGGGCCTCGGAACGGCATCGGAACGCCGTCGTCGCCGCTGTGCGCTCTGGAGGAGTTGGCCAGCAAGACTTTCAAAGGCTTGGAGGTCAACGTCATACAGGCAGCCGAAG GACGCGAGCACGTGAACGCGTTCGGCCAGCGACAGGCGTCGAAGAAGCGGCGAAAGTCCCGCACGGCCTTCACCAACCATCAAATCTACGAGCTGGAGAAGCGCTTCCTCTACCAAAAGTATCTGTCCCCGGCCGACCGGGACCAGATCGCCGGCCAGCTGGGCCTGTCCAACGCGCAAGTCATCACGTGGTTCCAGAATAGACGCGCCAAGCTCAAGCGTGACCTGGAGGAGATGAAGGCCGACGTGGAGTCTCTGAAGAAGATCACGCCCCAGACGCTCCACAAACTCGTGGCCATGCAGGATGACGTTGAACGCGAGGCTGCGGCGGGAGGACGCTGCGGCGCGGGAGGCGAGGCCGGAGAAGGGAGCTCTCCGGGCGGATCCCCCCCCAGGAACGCTCCGGTCTCGCATCGGATCTTCCCCCAGTCTCCGTCCTCGTCGCGCGGGCAGACCACCGACGAATTCTCAGAGGACGACGAGGAAATTGAAGTGGATGATTGA
- the pcgf1 gene encoding polycomb group RING finger protein 1 isoform X1, with the protein MAEQGPMAIAMRLRNQLQTVYKLDPLRNEEEVKLKIKDLNEHIVCYLCAGYFIDATTITECLHTFCKSCIVKYLQTSKYCPMCNIKIHETQPLLNLKLDRVMQDIVYKLVPGLQESEDKRIKEFYQSRGLERVIQPVGDDCVSDASGLPYTSFDHSKAHFYRYDEQVSLCLERLSSSLAGKEKTKLTLQKFVRCSVRAEVRHLRKVLCHRLNVEKHQVQMLFNNEFLPDHMTMKRLWLSHWFGKAQPLVLHYTIKDKRSR; encoded by the exons ATGGCGGAACAAGGTCCGATGGCCATAGCGATGCGGCTACGAAACCAGCTGCAGACTGTCTACAAGCTGGATCCGCTAAGGAACGAG GAGGAGGTGAAGTTGAAGATCAAGGACCTGAATGAACACATTGTATGTTATCTTTGTGCCGGCTACTTCATCGATGCCACCACCATCACCGAGTGTCTGCACACAT TCTGTAAGAGTTGTATAGTAAAATACCTCCAGACCAGCAAGTACTGTCCTATGTGCAACATCAAAATCCACGAGACACAGCCACTGCTCAACCTCAAGCTGGACCGGGTCATGCAGGACATCGTCTACAAGCTGGTGCCCGGCCTGCAAGAAA GCGAAGACAAGAGAATAAAGGAATTCTACCAGTCACGGGGCTTGGAAAGAGTTATTCAACCTGTAGGAGACG ATTGTGTTTCGGACGCGTCAGGTTTGCCATACACCAGCTTCGACCACTCCAAGGCTCACTTTTACAGATACGACGAGCAAGTGTCGTTGTGTTTAGAAAGACTCAG TTCGTCGCTTGCTGGAAAGGAGAAGACGAAGCTCACGTTGCAG AAGTTTGTGCGTTGTTCGGTGCGAGCGGAAGTGAGGCATCTACGTAAAGTGCTTTGTCATCGACTCAACGTGGAAAAACATCAG GTCCAGATGTTGTTCAACAATGAGTTTTTGCCTGATCACATGACCATGAAGCGGTTATGGTTATCGCACTGGTTTGGAAAG GCGCAACCACTGGTGCTTCACTACACCATCAAGGACAAGCGCAGCAGatag
- the pcgf1 gene encoding polycomb group RING finger protein 1 isoform X2: MAEQGPMAIAMRLRNQLQTVYKLDPLRNEEVKLKIKDLNEHIVCYLCAGYFIDATTITECLHTFCKSCIVKYLQTSKYCPMCNIKIHETQPLLNLKLDRVMQDIVYKLVPGLQESEDKRIKEFYQSRGLERVIQPVGDDCVSDASGLPYTSFDHSKAHFYRYDEQVSLCLERLSSSLAGKEKTKLTLQKFVRCSVRAEVRHLRKVLCHRLNVEKHQVQMLFNNEFLPDHMTMKRLWLSHWFGKAQPLVLHYTIKDKRSR; this comes from the exons ATGGCGGAACAAGGTCCGATGGCCATAGCGATGCGGCTACGAAACCAGCTGCAGACTGTCTACAAGCTGGATCCGCTAAGGAACGAG GAGGTGAAGTTGAAGATCAAGGACCTGAATGAACACATTGTATGTTATCTTTGTGCCGGCTACTTCATCGATGCCACCACCATCACCGAGTGTCTGCACACAT TCTGTAAGAGTTGTATAGTAAAATACCTCCAGACCAGCAAGTACTGTCCTATGTGCAACATCAAAATCCACGAGACACAGCCACTGCTCAACCTCAAGCTGGACCGGGTCATGCAGGACATCGTCTACAAGCTGGTGCCCGGCCTGCAAGAAA GCGAAGACAAGAGAATAAAGGAATTCTACCAGTCACGGGGCTTGGAAAGAGTTATTCAACCTGTAGGAGACG ATTGTGTTTCGGACGCGTCAGGTTTGCCATACACCAGCTTCGACCACTCCAAGGCTCACTTTTACAGATACGACGAGCAAGTGTCGTTGTGTTTAGAAAGACTCAG TTCGTCGCTTGCTGGAAAGGAGAAGACGAAGCTCACGTTGCAG AAGTTTGTGCGTTGTTCGGTGCGAGCGGAAGTGAGGCATCTACGTAAAGTGCTTTGTCATCGACTCAACGTGGAAAAACATCAG GTCCAGATGTTGTTCAACAATGAGTTTTTGCCTGATCACATGACCATGAAGCGGTTATGGTTATCGCACTGGTTTGGAAAG GCGCAACCACTGGTGCTTCACTACACCATCAAGGACAAGCGCAGCAGatag
- the fgf24 gene encoding fibroblast growth factor 24 translates to MSPLPSRFFYLCLHFLVLYFQLQESQQSSADFRFYIENHTRNPDDLSRKQVRIYQLYSRTTGKHVQILGKKVNANGDDGGKYALLVVETETFGSHIRIKGKESQHYICMNEKGKIVGRPDGGKQECVFVEEFLENNYTALVSAKYKGWYLGFNRKGRPKKGSRTTQRQQEVHFMKRDPKGREDPLEEFRFTPVTKRTRRARRLKNRRN, encoded by the exons ATGTCGCCGCTGCCTTCCAGGTTCTTTTACCT GTGTTTGCATTTCCTGGTCCTCTATTTTCAGCTGCAG GAATCGCAACAGAGTTCCGCCGACTTCCGTTTCTACATCGAGAACCACACGAGGAACCCGGACGACCTGAGTCGCAAGCAGGTCCGCATCTACCAGCTGTACAGCCGGACCACGGGAAAGCACGTGCAGATCCTCGGCAAGAAAGTCAATGCCAATGGAGATGATGGGGGCAAGTATG ctctccTGGTGGTGGAGACGGAAACGTTTGGCAGCCACATTCGAATCAAGGGCAAAGAGAGCCAGCACTACATCTGCATGAACGAAAAGGGCAAAATAGTCGGAAGG CCTGACGGTGGGAAGCAGGAGTGCGTATTCGTAGAGGAGTTCCTGGAGAACAACTACACGGCGCTTGTATCAGCCAAGTACAAAGGCTGGTACCTGGGCTTCAACCGCAAGGGTCGACCCAAGAAGGGCTCGCGTACAACCCAACGCCAGCAGGAGGTTCACTTCATGAAGCGAGACCCCAAGGGCCGCGAGGACCCTCTGGAGGAGTTCCGCTTCACGCCCGTCACCAAGCGAACGCGGCGAGCCCGTCGGCTAAAGAACAGGAGGAACTGA